In Sphingobium sp. Z007, one DNA window encodes the following:
- a CDS encoding TonB-dependent receptor, with product MSVISSIRLSSRAALLLACATGALSAAHAQEPVGDGDETITVTGRRISQSAEAIGEDKVSNVVAVTREALLSAPSGISGLKMLEQLPGFNVQTDGALGLYEFGNSVQTRAFNLDQIGFVVDGIPTGRSDAFGGSPVFRYVDNENLGVVEAAVGAGDVGLPSYSTLGPVVQYNSIAPQEEMGLFVSQSFGDFDMKRTFIRASTGQVGPFRAYVSRTKLDTDLWRGDGTVDREHWEAMVHADLGGDSWARFKFVSNKFNDFDSPSLTRAQYLTGTDVGGKSGRDRGYISVVPNTTPGFAPVAGGPAFSNANYAYTNTLAINVRDDKLYGGTVHAGIADGVWAEATAYYEDKGGYGVSPDTYANSLLQYQRQTAAGIALSAPKGTQYGLSTVGGERYGLTTKLHWELGVQTIEVGLWAEVDTYNRTQARYNTIDGSPASAPDLDDLVYVRRNYQSERNTTQAFVKDRIALLDDSLIFDLGVKALNIDYRYSGYRDFNDYYRNAGTTAAPIWVAGWGPQTLRTSYSDGFLPMAGVLYKINNQTQIFASYAENMALPKGLDDVFSVSLNSSSAGVPAPAPERSQNFEAGIRTNQGQFYASLAGYYTKFKNRIQSIGSILPGTTNVIETFFQNVGRVSAYGAEFSGTFKPSALNGLAYFNLNATYNIAKFKDDIVTATTTFQTDGKYIPDSAKWIVNGGVTIEPASWLVGNFSGKYTSRRWSTFDNSAGSSVKGFTVFSAYVDIGDGFSLGPIKGMKARFNIDNIFDKDTLSFITAAVTGDGNFRPLSPRTFQFTISGEI from the coding sequence ATGTCCGTTATCTCGTCCATCCGTCTTTCCTCGCGCGCGGCCTTGCTGCTCGCCTGCGCCACCGGCGCGCTGAGCGCCGCCCATGCGCAGGAACCGGTCGGAGACGGCGACGAGACGATCACTGTCACGGGCCGCCGTATCTCCCAGTCGGCCGAAGCGATCGGCGAGGACAAGGTCAGCAATGTCGTCGCCGTGACCCGCGAAGCGCTGCTATCCGCTCCGTCTGGCATTTCGGGCCTCAAGATGCTGGAGCAACTGCCCGGCTTCAACGTGCAGACCGACGGGGCGCTTGGCCTTTATGAATTTGGCAACAGCGTCCAGACGCGCGCCTTCAACCTCGACCAGATCGGTTTCGTGGTCGATGGCATTCCAACGGGCCGCAGCGACGCGTTCGGCGGCAGCCCGGTGTTCCGCTATGTCGACAATGAAAATCTGGGCGTGGTGGAGGCCGCGGTCGGCGCGGGCGATGTCGGCCTGCCCAGTTACTCGACGCTCGGCCCGGTCGTGCAATATAACAGCATCGCGCCGCAGGAAGAGATGGGCCTGTTCGTGTCCCAGAGCTTCGGCGATTTCGACATGAAGCGCACCTTCATCCGCGCCAGCACGGGGCAGGTCGGCCCGTTCCGCGCCTATGTCAGCCGCACCAAGCTGGACACGGACCTGTGGCGCGGCGACGGCACGGTCGATCGCGAACATTGGGAAGCCATGGTTCATGCCGATCTGGGCGGCGACAGCTGGGCGCGGTTCAAATTCGTGTCGAACAAGTTCAACGATTTCGACTCCCCCTCGCTGACCCGCGCGCAATATCTGACAGGCACCGACGTCGGCGGCAAAAGCGGCCGGGACCGCGGCTATATCTCGGTCGTGCCCAACACCACGCCGGGCTTCGCGCCCGTCGCGGGCGGCCCCGCCTTCAGCAACGCCAACTATGCCTATACCAACACGCTGGCGATCAACGTGCGCGATGACAAGCTCTATGGCGGCACCGTCCACGCCGGAATCGCTGACGGCGTCTGGGCCGAAGCGACCGCTTATTATGAAGATAAGGGCGGTTATGGCGTGTCGCCCGACACCTATGCCAATAGCCTGCTGCAATATCAGCGGCAGACGGCCGCTGGCATCGCGCTCAGCGCGCCCAAGGGCACGCAATATGGCCTGTCGACCGTGGGCGGCGAACGCTATGGCCTGACCACCAAGCTGCATTGGGAATTGGGCGTCCAGACGATCGAAGTCGGGCTGTGGGCCGAAGTCGATACCTATAACCGCACCCAGGCGCGCTACAACACCATCGACGGATCGCCCGCCAGCGCACCCGACCTGGACGATCTGGTCTATGTCCGCCGCAATTATCAGTCGGAACGCAACACGACCCAGGCCTTCGTCAAGGACCGGATCGCGCTGCTGGACGACAGCCTGATCTTCGACCTGGGCGTCAAGGCGCTGAACATCGACTATCGCTACAGCGGCTATCGCGACTTCAACGATTATTATCGCAATGCCGGCACCACCGCCGCGCCGATCTGGGTCGCGGGCTGGGGTCCGCAGACGCTGCGCACCAGCTATAGCGACGGCTTCCTGCCGATGGCGGGCGTGCTTTACAAGATTAACAACCAGACCCAGATTTTCGCGTCCTATGCGGAAAATATGGCCCTGCCCAAAGGGTTGGACGATGTCTTTTCCGTCTCGCTCAACAGCAGTTCGGCCGGCGTGCCCGCGCCCGCCCCCGAACGGTCGCAGAATTTCGAGGCGGGCATCCGCACCAACCAGGGGCAATTCTACGCCTCGCTTGCGGGTTATTACACCAAGTTCAAGAACCGCATCCAGTCGATCGGGTCGATCCTGCCCGGCACCACCAACGTCATCGAAACCTTCTTCCAAAATGTCGGTCGGGTCAGCGCCTATGGCGCGGAATTCAGCGGCACGTTCAAGCCGTCGGCGCTCAACGGCCTCGCTTATTTCAACCTCAACGCCACCTATAATATCGCCAAGTTCAAAGACGATATCGTCACCGCCACGACCACTTTCCAAACCGACGGCAAATATATCCCCGACAGCGCCAAGTGGATCGTCAATGGCGGCGTGACCATCGAACCGGCAAGCTGGCTGGTCGGTAACTTCTCCGGCAAATATACCTCGCGCCGCTGGTCCACCTTCGACAATTCGGCCGGCTCCAGCGTCAAGGGCTTCACCGTGTTCAGCGCCTATGTCGATATCGGTGACGGTTTCAGCCTGGGTCCGATCAAGGGCATGAAGGCGCGGTTTAACATCGACAATATCTTCGACAAGGATACGCTGTCCTTCATCACCGCCGCGGTGACGGGCGACGGCAATTTCCGTCCGCTGTCCCCGCGCACCTTCCAGTTCACCATTTCGGGTGAAATCTGA
- a CDS encoding enoyl-CoA hydratase-related protein, translating to MTYETILVEQRDAVTLITLNRPQALNALNSQVLRELSAAFGAYDADPTQRCAVLTGSGEKAFAAGADIKEMVDKDAADFFLEDFFSGWQTGVVATRKPWIAAVQGFALGGGCELAMMADFILAGDTAKFGQPEIKLGVAPGMGGSQRLTRAVGKAKAMEMCLTGRMMDAAEAERSGLVSRIVPAADLLDEALKTAAAIAAMPPMATMMNKEMVNIAFETGLAQGLLTERRLFQILTATQDKKEGMTAFVEKRPAVWQGR from the coding sequence ATGACCTATGAAACCATCCTGGTCGAACAGCGCGACGCGGTGACGCTGATCACGCTCAACCGGCCGCAGGCCTTGAACGCGCTCAACAGCCAGGTGTTGAGGGAACTGAGCGCCGCCTTTGGCGCCTATGACGCCGATCCGACCCAGCGCTGCGCGGTGCTGACCGGCAGCGGCGAAAAGGCGTTCGCCGCCGGGGCCGACATCAAGGAAATGGTCGACAAGGACGCCGCCGACTTCTTCCTGGAGGATTTCTTTTCCGGCTGGCAGACCGGCGTCGTCGCCACCCGCAAACCCTGGATCGCGGCGGTGCAGGGCTTTGCGCTGGGCGGCGGGTGCGAACTGGCGATGATGGCCGACTTCATCCTGGCGGGCGATACCGCGAAATTCGGCCAGCCCGAAATCAAGTTGGGCGTTGCGCCGGGCATGGGCGGGTCGCAGCGCCTGACCCGCGCGGTGGGGAAGGCCAAGGCGATGGAAATGTGCCTGACCGGCCGGATGATGGACGCGGCCGAAGCCGAGCGATCGGGATTGGTGAGCCGCATCGTGCCCGCCGCTGACCTTCTGGACGAAGCGCTCAAGACCGCTGCGGCGATCGCCGCGATGCCGCCGATGGCCACGATGATGAACAAGGAAATGGTCAACATCGCTTTCGAAACCGGCCTGGCCCAGGGCCTGCTGACCGAACGTCGCCTGTTCCAGATACTGACGGCGACGCAGGACAAGAAGGAGGGCATGACCGCCTTCGTCGAAAAGCGCCCCGCCGTCTGGCAGGGGCGCTGA
- a CDS encoding SDR family oxidoreductase: protein MSDDKEPAYRPLGKAPSSVAPVGAPLAPKRLALVTGGHRRLGGIIAAALAKAGHSLAVHGSHDTRLDSHLALTFEEERTEWDGFVVDFADPEGAEELVARVAERFGRPPDILINSAALFGQDRLDTVTADDLMRHYAVNCAAPTLLTKAFATIPAGVGDRCIVNILDQRIDHPHADQLAYTLSKLALAGLTRTSAASLAPKVRVNAVAPGLTIATPDYDEAQMERLAQMMPLARLPQAEQIAQAVLYLVEATAVTGQTLYVDGGAHLKSYDRDFMHLCR, encoded by the coding sequence ATGAGCGACGACAAGGAACCAGCCTATCGTCCCCTGGGCAAGGCGCCTAGCAGCGTGGCGCCGGTCGGCGCACCGCTGGCGCCCAAGCGGCTGGCGCTTGTCACTGGCGGGCATCGGCGGCTGGGCGGCATCATTGCCGCTGCGCTGGCAAAGGCGGGCCATTCACTCGCCGTCCATGGCAGCCACGACACGCGGCTCGATTCCCATTTGGCGCTGACCTTCGAGGAGGAGCGGACCGAATGGGATGGCTTCGTGGTGGATTTCGCCGATCCCGAAGGGGCGGAGGAACTGGTGGCCAGGGTGGCCGAACGCTTCGGCCGTCCGCCCGACATATTGATCAACAGCGCCGCCCTGTTCGGGCAGGACCGGCTCGACACGGTCACCGCCGACGACCTGATGCGCCATTATGCCGTCAACTGCGCCGCGCCCACTTTGCTAACCAAGGCGTTCGCCACCATACCGGCGGGCGTCGGCGATCGCTGCATCGTCAACATTCTCGACCAGCGGATCGACCATCCCCATGCCGACCAACTGGCCTATACGCTCTCCAAGCTTGCGCTGGCCGGGCTCACGCGCACCAGCGCCGCCAGCCTCGCGCCCAAGGTGCGGGTGAACGCCGTCGCGCCGGGCCTGACGATCGCCACTCCCGACTATGACGAAGCACAGATGGAGCGGTTGGCGCAGATGATGCCGCTCGCCCGCCTGCCGCAGGCCGAGCAAATCGCGCAGGCGGTTCTCTATCTGGTCGAAGCGACCGCCGTGACTGGGCAGACGCTCTATGTCGATGGCGGGGCGCATCTTAAAAGCTATGATCGCGATTTCATGCATCTGTGCCGATAG
- the folE gene encoding GTP cyclohydrolase I FolE yields MACELETEIVGDGKVPVPAEVSEAIRTLIRWSGDAPEREGLLETPERVARAWKEYCRGYGDDPAYHLSRIFHEVGGYDDVVLLKGIPFQSHCEHHMAPIVGKAHIAYLPGDYVVGISKLARVLHAYANRLQVQERLTSEVANCIWEHLKPQGVAVVIEATHGCMTGRGVRTPGVVMKTSRMLGVFRDSEKSREEVLKLIAS; encoded by the coding sequence ATGGCATGTGAACTCGAAACGGAAATTGTTGGCGACGGCAAGGTGCCGGTCCCGGCCGAAGTCAGCGAGGCGATCCGGACCCTGATCCGCTGGTCGGGCGACGCCCCCGAACGCGAAGGTCTGTTGGAAACGCCCGAACGGGTGGCGCGCGCTTGGAAGGAATATTGCCGCGGTTATGGCGACGACCCGGCCTATCATCTCTCGCGTATCTTCCACGAAGTGGGCGGCTATGACGATGTCGTGCTGCTCAAGGGTATTCCGTTTCAGTCGCATTGCGAACATCATATGGCGCCGATCGTGGGCAAGGCGCATATCGCCTATCTGCCCGGCGATTATGTGGTCGGCATTTCCAAGCTGGCCCGCGTCCTGCACGCCTATGCCAACCGGTTGCAGGTGCAGGAACGGCTGACGTCCGAAGTCGCCAACTGCATCTGGGAGCATTTGAAGCCTCAGGGCGTCGCTGTTGTGATAGAGGCGACCCATGGCTGCATGACCGGGCGCGGCGTCCGCACGCCGGGCGTCGTCATGAAGACCAGCCGTATGCTCGGCGTGTTCCGCGACAGTGAAAAGTCGCGGGAGGAAGTGCTGAAGCTCATCGCTTCATGA
- a CDS encoding nucleotidyltransferase family protein: protein MRTERIAAVLLAAGSSTRFGDDDKLMADLRGKPLAAHVLETVASMAFAELVAVVRPIGQAPVIHRKLDRRGYSIIVNDRPEEGISGSIVRAVEHVMPNMKIRGILICLADMPDVPQTHYNRICLAAEDIRSVVASTDGFSSSPPAFIGRKHFPELLALKGDQGARALLSHGLQIETSGNVLHDIDTPEDLPGWRPVTPQ, encoded by the coding sequence ATGCGCACTGAACGAATCGCCGCCGTCCTGCTGGCGGCCGGATCATCCACCCGCTTTGGCGACGATGACAAGCTGATGGCCGACCTGCGCGGCAAGCCGCTCGCCGCCCATGTGCTAGAAACGGTCGCGTCCATGGCCTTTGCCGAACTGGTCGCGGTCGTGCGCCCGATCGGGCAGGCCCCAGTCATCCATCGCAAGCTGGACCGGCGCGGCTATAGCATCATCGTGAACGACCGGCCCGAAGAGGGGATATCGGGCAGCATCGTGCGCGCGGTCGAACATGTCATGCCCAACATGAAGATACGCGGCATATTGATCTGCCTGGCCGACATGCCCGACGTGCCGCAGACCCATTATAACCGCATCTGCCTGGCCGCGGAGGATATAAGGTCCGTGGTCGCCTCCACCGACGGCTTCTCCTCCTCCCCGCCCGCTTTTATCGGCCGCAAGCATTTCCCCGAATTGCTAGCGTTGAAGGGCGACCAGGGCGCGCGCGCGCTGCTGAGCCATGGCCTACAGATCGAAACGAGCGGCAATGTGCTGCACGATATTGACACGCCGGAGGATCTGCCCGGCTGGCGGCCGGTGACGCCACAATAG
- a CDS encoding MFS transporter → MDSATPASNQQNPSPLSIPIFRAIWTASLASNFGGLIQSVGAAWMMTSLSASPQLIALVPAATTLPIMLLSLWAGAVADNLDRRKVMIACQASMLVISTALALTAWAGLVTPWLLLGFTFLLGCATAINGPAWQASVGDMVPRAILPSAVAMNSMGFNLARSVGPALGGVIVAVAGAAAAFLTNAVSYIALLTVLFRWRPDLPPKLLPRERLGVAMQAGLNYVAMSPNIRLVLLRAAVFGIGASAVSALMPLVARDVLGGGALTFGLTSGAFGIGAVLAALSTRRLRARFSVETMVRSAALILALGTAITGASTSLALALLGYLLAGMGWVTALATFNVSVQMSAPRWVVARAVSLYQMTAFGGMAIGAWMFGWIAEHHGVVEALYASAAAQLVAAMLGLLRPLAQTGEDNLDLQNSWREPDTAVPVEPRSGPVVVTIEYRIPAGSVVPFLSAMSERRRIRRRDGAHGWTLMRDLGDPSLWVERYHVSTWLDYVRHNQRRTVADIDNSQAIHALHSGPGSPVVHRLLERQTGSLPMSRAPDPREMGDPMTDPTRSN, encoded by the coding sequence ATGGACAGCGCGACGCCCGCCTCGAATCAGCAAAACCCTTCGCCGCTTTCCATCCCCATCTTTCGCGCGATCTGGACCGCCAGCCTTGCGTCCAACTTCGGCGGCCTGATCCAGTCGGTGGGCGCGGCGTGGATGATGACGTCGCTGTCCGCCTCGCCCCAACTGATCGCGCTGGTTCCGGCCGCGACCACCTTGCCGATCATGCTGCTGTCGCTGTGGGCCGGTGCGGTCGCGGACAATCTCGATCGGCGCAAGGTCATGATCGCGTGTCAGGCGTCGATGCTGGTCATATCCACCGCGCTGGCGCTCACTGCCTGGGCTGGCCTCGTCACGCCCTGGCTGCTGCTGGGCTTCACCTTCCTGCTGGGGTGCGCCACCGCGATCAACGGTCCTGCCTGGCAGGCGTCGGTCGGCGACATGGTGCCGCGCGCCATCCTGCCCAGCGCGGTCGCAATGAATTCGATGGGCTTCAACCTGGCGCGCAGCGTCGGACCGGCGCTGGGCGGCGTGATCGTCGCGGTGGCGGGGGCGGCGGCGGCGTTCCTGACCAATGCGGTCAGCTATATAGCGCTGCTGACCGTGCTGTTTCGCTGGCGGCCTGACCTGCCGCCCAAGCTGCTGCCGCGCGAACGTCTGGGCGTGGCGATGCAGGCTGGGCTGAACTACGTCGCCATGTCGCCCAATATCCGGCTGGTGCTGCTGCGCGCCGCGGTCTTCGGCATCGGCGCGAGCGCGGTGTCGGCGCTGATGCCGCTGGTCGCGCGCGACGTGCTGGGCGGCGGGGCGCTGACGTTCGGCCTTACCAGTGGCGCATTCGGCATCGGCGCGGTGCTGGCCGCCCTGTCCACCCGCCGTCTGCGCGCGCGCTTCTCGGTGGAAACGATGGTGCGGTCGGCCGCGCTGATCCTGGCGCTGGGCACCGCGATCACGGGCGCGAGCACCTCGCTCGCGCTGGCCCTGCTCGGCTATCTGCTGGCGGGCATGGGCTGGGTGACGGCGCTGGCGACCTTCAACGTGTCGGTCCAGATGTCGGCGCCGCGCTGGGTCGTCGCGCGGGCAGTGTCGCTCTATCAGATGACCGCTTTCGGCGGCATGGCGATCGGCGCCTGGATGTTCGGCTGGATCGCCGAGCATCATGGCGTTGTCGAGGCGCTCTATGCCTCCGCCGCGGCGCAGCTCGTGGCCGCCATGCTGGGCCTTCTTCGTCCGCTGGCGCAGACTGGCGAGGATAATCTCGACCTCCAGAACAGCTGGCGCGAACCCGACACCGCGGTGCCGGTGGAGCCGCGCAGCGGGCCGGTGGTCGTCACCATCGAATATCGCATCCCGGCCGGTTCGGTCGTGCCCTTCCTCTCCGCGATGAGCGAGCGGCGGCGCATCCGCCGGCGTGACGGTGCCCATGGCTGGACGCTGATGCGCGACCTGGGCGATCCGTCGCTTTGGGTGGAGCGCTATCATGTCTCGACCTGGCTCGATTATGTCCGCCACAATCAGCGGCGTACCGTGGCCGACATCGACAACAGCCAGGCCATCCATGCGTTGCATTCCGGGCCGGGCTCTCCGGTGGTGCATAGGCTGTTGGAGCGGCAGACCGGATCGCTGCCGATGAGCCGCGCCCCCGATCCCCGTGAAATGGGCGATCCGATGACCGATCCAACCCGGTCGAACTAA
- a CDS encoding metallophosphoesterase has protein sequence MRIAILSDIHGNIAALDAVLADVEGRGVDAIVNLGDILSGPLWPCETADRLMALDLPTIRGNHERQLLTQRPGRMGASDRYTDAVLQSRHRDWIASLPDSLWLADDVLMVHGAPGDDLCYWLETLDPTGLRPATAQEVEARAGGVAAPLILCGHTHIPRIHHRPGGRMIVNPGSVGLPAYADEHPFPHKVETGSPHARYAIADVMADGWRVELLAIAYDWEAAACAAAAHGRPDWAIALRTGRV, from the coding sequence ATGCGGATCGCCATCCTCTCCGACATCCACGGCAATATCGCCGCGCTGGACGCCGTGCTGGCCGATGTCGAGGGGCGGGGCGTGGATGCGATCGTCAATCTGGGCGACATCCTGTCCGGCCCGCTCTGGCCATGCGAGACGGCCGACCGGCTGATGGCGCTCGACCTGCCCACGATCCGCGGCAATCATGAGAGGCAATTGCTGACCCAGCGTCCGGGCCGCATGGGCGCGTCGGACCGCTATACCGACGCGGTCCTGCAATCCCGTCATCGCGACTGGATCGCGTCGCTGCCCGACAGCCTATGGCTCGCCGACGATGTGCTGATGGTCCATGGTGCGCCGGGCGACGATCTTTGCTATTGGCTCGAAACGCTCGACCCCACCGGATTGCGGCCTGCGACGGCCCAGGAAGTGGAGGCGCGGGCAGGGGGCGTCGCCGCGCCGCTGATCCTGTGCGGCCACACCCATATCCCGCGCATCCACCATAGGCCCGGCGGCAGGATGATCGTCAATCCCGGCAGCGTCGGCCTGCCCGCCTATGCCGACGAGCATCCATTCCCGCACAAGGTGGAGACCGGATCGCCCCATGCCCGCTATGCGATAGCGGATGTGATGGCGGACGGGTGGCGGGTGGAACTGCTCGCGATCGCCTACGATTGGGAAGCCGCCGCTTGCGCAGCCGCAGCGCACGGCCGCCCCGACTGGGCGATCGCGTTGCGGACGGGGCGCGTCTAG
- a CDS encoding acetyl-CoA C-acetyltransferase, with product MEAFIYDAVRTPRGRGKADGSLHEITPIQLATQVLEAVRDRSQIDTADVDDVILGCVSPVGEQGADIARIAVLNADYAQTVPGVQINRFCASGLEAVNMAAAKVYSGEAMFAIGGGVESMSRVPMASDGGAWAMDPSVAYKTYFAPQGIGADVIATKFGISRDDADAYAVESQKRAKIAWDEGRFAKSIVPVKDVIGRVVLDHDEHMRPDATMQSLGALKPSFAALGEDMPGFDTVALLRYPELEKVNHVHHAGNSSGIVDGAAAVLVGNKDMGDKFGLKPRARIRAMASIGSEPLIMLTGPEFVAGKLLSRAGMTTADIDLWELNEAFASVVLRYMQAMNLDHSKINVNGGAIAFGHPLGATGAMVLGTALDELERTGKGTALINLCVGAGMGTGIIIERI from the coding sequence ATGGAAGCCTTTATTTACGACGCCGTAAGGACGCCCCGTGGCCGGGGCAAGGCCGACGGGTCGCTCCACGAAATCACGCCGATCCAGTTAGCGACGCAGGTGCTGGAAGCCGTGCGCGATCGTAGCCAGATCGACACGGCGGATGTCGATGACGTCATCCTGGGCTGCGTCAGCCCGGTGGGTGAACAGGGCGCGGACATCGCCCGCATCGCGGTGCTGAACGCCGATTATGCGCAGACCGTGCCGGGCGTGCAGATCAACCGCTTCTGCGCGTCGGGGCTGGAGGCGGTGAACATGGCTGCCGCGAAAGTCTATTCCGGCGAAGCGATGTTCGCGATCGGCGGCGGCGTCGAATCGATGAGCCGGGTGCCGATGGCGTCGGACGGCGGCGCGTGGGCGATGGACCCGTCGGTCGCCTACAAGACCTATTTTGCGCCGCAGGGCATCGGTGCGGACGTGATCGCCACCAAGTTCGGCATCAGCCGCGACGATGCAGACGCCTATGCCGTCGAGAGCCAAAAACGCGCCAAGATTGCCTGGGACGAAGGGCGGTTCGCCAAGTCGATCGTGCCGGTCAAGGATGTGATCGGCCGAGTCGTGCTGGACCATGACGAACATATGCGCCCCGATGCCACGATGCAGTCGCTGGGCGCTTTGAAGCCCAGTTTCGCTGCGCTGGGCGAGGACATGCCCGGCTTCGATACGGTGGCGCTGCTGCGCTATCCTGAACTAGAGAAGGTCAACCATGTCCACCACGCCGGCAACAGCAGCGGCATCGTGGATGGCGCGGCCGCCGTGCTGGTCGGCAACAAGGATATGGGCGACAAATTTGGGCTGAAGCCCCGCGCCCGCATCCGCGCCATGGCCTCGATCGGCTCGGAACCGCTGATTATGCTGACCGGGCCGGAGTTCGTCGCGGGCAAGCTGCTGAGCCGTGCGGGCATGACCACGGCCGACATCGATCTGTGGGAACTGAACGAGGCCTTCGCGTCGGTCGTGCTGCGCTACATGCAGGCGATGAACCTCGACCATTCGAAGATCAACGTGAATGGCGGCGCGATCGCCTTTGGCCATCCGCTGGGGGCTACCGGAGCGATGGTGCTGGGCACCGCGCTGGACGAGCTGGAGCGGACCGGCAAGGGCACCGCGCTCATCAACCTGTGCGTCGGCGCGGGCATGGGCACCGGCATCATCATTGAGCGTATCTAA